One genomic segment of [Phormidium] sp. ETS-05 includes these proteins:
- the kaiC gene encoding circadian clock protein KaiC, producing MNKIKKQEDFIEKLPTGIPGFDFLADGGLPKGRATLISGTAGSAKTVFASQFLAEGIKRGQNGVFVTFEESPKAIRKNMRGFGWDIDRWEEERKWAFVDASPQPGEKPIVTGDYDLGPLLARIEYAIRKYSAQRISMDSLGAIFSHLADSAQVRSDLFSIASALRELEITAIMTAERTEEYGEISRYGVEEFVADNVVIFRNVLSDEKRRRTIEILKYRGTDHQKGEFPFTIVPGQGIVIIPLSALELEQRSSNIRITSGSDELDRMCGGGFFRDSIILVSGATGTGKTLMVTEFMVGGVKNNERCLLFAFEESREQLYRNAIGWGVDFEKMEKDGMLKVVCRYPESTGLENHLIKMKETIEAFRPNRVAVDSLSALERVSSMKGFREFIIGLTSFIKQQEIGGLFTSTTPSLMGGTSITESHISTITDSIILLRYVEMYGEMRRGLTVLKMRGSMHDKDIREFTIDHRGMHIGKPFRNVTGIVAGNPMYVAQSEVDRLSSLFDDGSSGSSSLG from the coding sequence ATGAACAAAATTAAGAAGCAGGAAGATTTCATAGAAAAACTACCCACGGGAATTCCGGGATTTGATTTCTTAGCCGATGGTGGGCTACCCAAGGGTAGAGCCACATTAATTTCCGGTACGGCGGGATCGGCTAAAACTGTATTTGCCAGTCAGTTTCTCGCAGAAGGGATCAAACGCGGCCAAAACGGGGTGTTTGTCACTTTTGAAGAATCTCCCAAGGCAATTAGAAAAAATATGCGCGGTTTTGGCTGGGATATCGATAGATGGGAGGAAGAACGAAAGTGGGCGTTTGTGGATGCTTCGCCACAACCGGGAGAAAAGCCGATCGTCACCGGTGACTACGACCTCGGACCGCTGTTAGCTCGGATTGAGTACGCTATCCGCAAGTATTCCGCCCAGCGGATCTCGATGGATTCCCTGGGGGCGATTTTCAGCCACCTAGCGGATAGTGCCCAAGTCCGCAGTGACTTGTTTAGTATTGCCTCGGCGTTGCGCGAATTGGAAATTACCGCGATTATGACGGCGGAGCGCACGGAAGAATATGGCGAAATCAGCCGCTATGGCGTGGAAGAGTTCGTGGCGGATAATGTGGTGATTTTCCGTAACGTCTTGTCTGATGAGAAACGCCGCCGCACGATCGAGATTCTCAAATACCGGGGGACAGACCACCAAAAAGGGGAATTTCCCTTTACCATCGTCCCTGGTCAAGGTATTGTCATCATTCCCCTTTCCGCTCTGGAACTGGAGCAACGCTCTTCTAATATCCGCATCACTTCTGGTAGCGATGAACTCGATCGCATGTGCGGCGGTGGGTTTTTCCGGGATTCGATTATCTTGGTATCTGGCGCTACGGGCACCGGCAAAACCCTAATGGTGACAGAATTTATGGTGGGTGGCGTCAAAAATAACGAGCGCTGTTTGCTGTTTGCTTTTGAAGAAAGCCGGGAACAGCTCTATAGAAATGCCATCGGGTGGGGGGTTGACTTCGAGAAGATGGAAAAAGATGGCATGCTCAAGGTGGTCTGCCGCTACCCGGAAAGTACCGGCTTGGAAAATCACCTCATCAAAATGAAAGAAACCATTGAGGCATTTCGCCCCAATCGCGTGGCTGTGGATAGCCTCTCTGCCTTGGAAAGGGTATCGAGTATGAAGGGATTTCGCGAATTTATCATCGGCTTGACTTCTTTTATCAAGCAGCAGGAAATCGGCGGTTTATTTACTTCTACTACTCCCTCTTTAATGGGCGGGACTTCGATTACTGAATCCCACATATCCACGATTACCGATTCGATTATTTTGCTGCGCTATGTGGAAATGTATGGGGAAATGCGCCGAGGTCTCACGGTCCTGAAAATGCGTGGTTCTATGCACGATAAGGATATCCGTGAGTTTACCATCGACCATCGCGGGATGCACATCGGCAAACCTTTTCGTAATGTCACCGGTATTGTGGCGGGGAATCCTATGTATGTGGCGCAAAGTGAGGTCGATCGCCTTAGCAGTTTATTTGATGATGGCAGTTCTGGCTCCTCATCCCTAGGTTAG
- a CDS encoding Coenzyme F420 hydrogenase/dehydrogenase, beta subunit C-terminal domain, with translation MTLVTPETPKHKKSKALKPGARPPAKELCSECGLCDTYYIHYVKEACAFLNQQFDKLEEGTHGRRRELENPEELYFGVHQDMMAARKQQPIPGAQWTGIVSSIACAMLEKGLVEGVVCVQNTPEDRFGPMPVLARTPEEVLAARVNKPTLSPNLSVLETVEQAGLKRLLVIGVGCQIQALRAVEKHLGLEKLYVLGTPCVDNVSRAGLQKFLETTSSSPDTVVHYEFMQDFRIHFQHKDGSIEKVPFFGLNTKELKDVFAPSCLSCFDYVNGLADLVVGYMGAPFGWQWLVVRNQTGQEMLDLVRDQLEVQPVMSRGDRRQAVQQSIPAYDKGVTLPMWAAKLMGVVIEKIGPRGLEYARFSIDSHFVRNYLYVKRNYAQKLAAHVPEFAKRIVAQYKLPD, from the coding sequence ATGACTTTAGTCACCCCCGAAACCCCCAAACACAAGAAATCTAAGGCGCTCAAACCGGGCGCCCGTCCTCCTGCCAAGGAGCTGTGCAGTGAATGTGGTTTGTGCGATACATATTATATCCATTACGTCAAGGAAGCCTGCGCCTTCCTCAACCAACAGTTTGACAAATTGGAGGAGGGGACTCATGGGCGCCGTCGGGAGTTGGAAAACCCGGAGGAGCTTTATTTTGGCGTCCATCAAGATATGATGGCGGCGCGGAAACAGCAGCCAATACCGGGGGCGCAGTGGACGGGAATCGTCAGCTCGATCGCCTGTGCCATGCTGGAAAAAGGTTTAGTGGAAGGGGTGGTATGCGTGCAAAACACCCCCGAAGACCGCTTCGGACCGATGCCAGTGTTAGCGCGCACCCCGGAGGAGGTATTAGCAGCGCGGGTGAACAAACCCACCCTTTCTCCTAATTTGTCCGTGCTGGAAACTGTGGAGCAAGCCGGACTCAAACGCCTTCTCGTTATCGGCGTGGGCTGTCAAATTCAGGCTTTGCGCGCCGTAGAAAAACACCTAGGTTTAGAGAAACTCTACGTTTTGGGCACCCCTTGCGTGGATAACGTCAGTCGCGCCGGGTTACAGAAGTTTTTAGAAACCACCAGCTCTTCCCCGGATACCGTAGTACATTACGAGTTCATGCAAGATTTTCGGATTCACTTCCAGCACAAAGACGGTTCCATAGAAAAAGTACCGTTCTTTGGGCTGAATACCAAAGAACTCAAAGATGTCTTTGCCCCCAGTTGCTTATCCTGTTTTGATTACGTCAACGGTTTAGCGGACTTGGTGGTGGGATATATGGGAGCCCCCTTTGGCTGGCAGTGGCTGGTGGTGCGCAATCAAACCGGGCAAGAAATGTTAGATTTAGTCCGCGACCAGTTGGAAGTGCAGCCGGTGATGTCTCGGGGCGATCGACGCCAAGCGGTACAGCAGAGCATTCCCGCCTACGATAAAGGCGTGACTCTACCCATGTGGGCGGCCAAACTCATGGGCGTGGTGATTGAAAAAATTGGTCCTCGGGGTTTAGAGTACGCCCGCTTTTCCATTGATTCTCACTTTGTCCGCAACTATCTTTATGTGAAGCGCAATTATGCCCAAAAGCTGGCCGCTCACGTGCCAGAGTTTGCCAAGCGGATTGTGGCGCAGTATAAGTTGCCTGATTAG
- a CDS encoding DUF1257 domain-containing protein: protein MKDGQILKEVLEELGYQVESQTHVRGYQNNTTAAEYVIRQANGYDLGFRRNGENYELVADFWGANIKKEEFINQIAQSYARKNLLATATLQGFDIEEEETLTDGTVRVVVGRWV from the coding sequence ATGAAAGATGGCCAGATCCTCAAAGAAGTGCTGGAAGAATTAGGTTATCAAGTAGAATCCCAAACCCACGTGCGGGGGTATCAAAATAATACCACCGCCGCCGAGTATGTAATTAGACAGGCCAATGGTTATGATTTAGGATTTCGCCGCAACGGGGAAAATTACGAACTGGTGGCGGATTTTTGGGGAGCAAATATCAAGAAGGAAGAATTTATCAATCAGATTGCCCAAAGCTACGCCCGGAAAAACCTCCTGGCCACAGCAACATTGCAAGGATTTGATATCGAAGAGGAGGAAACCTTGACAGACGGCACGGTGAGGGTAGTAGTAGGCAGGTGGGTGTAG
- a CDS encoding response regulator transcription factor has protein sequence MPRILVIDDDPAISELVAVNLEIAGYEVQQAEDGIKGQALAVQLMPDLIMLDLMLPRVDGFTVCQRLRRDERTADIPVLMLTALSQTGDKVEGFNAGADDYLTKPFEVEEMLARVRALLRRTDRIPQAAKHAEILNYGPLTLVPERFEAIWFTETVKLTHLEFELLHCLLQRHGQTVSPSEILKEVWGYDPDDDIETIRVHVRHLRTKLEPDPRHPRYIKTVYGAGYCLELPNSNPTAETVQAS, from the coding sequence ATGCCTCGGATACTCGTCATTGATGACGACCCTGCAATCTCGGAGTTAGTGGCTGTCAATCTGGAAATAGCTGGGTATGAAGTCCAGCAGGCAGAAGATGGCATCAAAGGGCAGGCCCTCGCCGTGCAGTTGATGCCCGATTTAATTATGCTCGACCTGATGCTGCCTCGGGTGGATGGGTTCACGGTGTGCCAACGCCTGCGGCGAGATGAGCGGACGGCGGATATTCCCGTTTTGATGCTCACAGCCTTAAGCCAAACGGGGGATAAAGTCGAAGGTTTCAACGCGGGAGCTGATGACTATCTCACCAAGCCGTTTGAAGTGGAGGAAATGCTGGCGCGGGTGCGGGCCCTACTGCGCCGAACCGATCGCATCCCCCAAGCGGCGAAACATGCAGAGATTCTCAACTACGGACCGCTCACTTTAGTGCCAGAGAGGTTTGAGGCGATCTGGTTTACTGAAACCGTGAAGCTGACCCACTTGGAGTTTGAACTCCTCCACTGCTTGTTACAACGACATGGCCAAACCGTATCTCCGAGCGAAATTCTCAAAGAAGTTTGGGGTTACGACCCGGATGATGACATTGAAACCATTCGTGTTCACGTTAGACACTTGCGAACAAAGCTAGAACCTGACCCCCGCCATCCGCGTTATATCAAAACCGTATATGGTGCAGGTTATTGTCTGGAGCTGCCCAATAGTAACCCCACGGCGGAGACTGTCCAAGCCAGCTAG
- a CDS encoding anthranilate phosphoribosyltransferase family protein produces MSDAFRELLKKIGSGPHTGENLTREEAKSAMGMMLQGVATPAQIGAFLIAHRIKRPTGEELAGMLDACETHCQLLPSVNVSSPVLVFGCPYDGRSRTAPLTAITALILATAGQTVLMHGGSRMPTKYGIPTIDVWQSLGVNWQGLSLSQLQQVLTTTGIGFAYLPDRFELAFNLVTYRDQIGKRPPLATMELIWSPIAPPYHLVAGFVHPPTEDMFRDALALRGVNSFTLIKGLEGSCDLPRERTVIIGLVDDGKFERMHLHPREYGVAGQNVPLSTTTISPTSPLVAQMQGVLAGKPAEKEFIQSAIWNGGFYLWRCGLCPDIQTGIATAETLLTTGKAAAKLRELTAALSKVTCD; encoded by the coding sequence ATGAGCGATGCTTTTCGAGAACTATTGAAAAAGATTGGCAGCGGCCCTCACACCGGAGAGAACCTGACCCGCGAAGAAGCAAAATCAGCGATGGGGATGATGCTCCAAGGAGTAGCAACACCAGCGCAAATCGGTGCTTTTCTCATCGCCCACCGGATTAAGCGCCCCACCGGTGAAGAATTGGCGGGGATGCTGGATGCTTGTGAGACCCACTGTCAATTACTGCCCTCTGTCAATGTCAGTAGTCCGGTACTGGTTTTTGGTTGTCCCTACGACGGACGATCGCGCACTGCTCCCCTCACCGCCATCACCGCTCTGATCCTCGCCACCGCCGGTCAAACCGTCCTGATGCACGGGGGCAGCAGAATGCCCACCAAATACGGCATCCCCACCATCGATGTTTGGCAGAGTTTAGGAGTAAATTGGCAGGGCCTTTCTCTGAGCCAACTGCAACAGGTGTTGACCACTACCGGTATTGGCTTTGCCTACCTACCCGATCGGTTTGAGCTAGCCTTCAACCTCGTTACCTACCGCGACCAAATCGGCAAACGACCGCCCCTCGCCACAATGGAGCTGATTTGGTCTCCGATCGCCCCCCCTTACCACCTCGTCGCCGGTTTCGTCCATCCCCCCACAGAGGACATGTTCCGCGATGCCTTAGCTCTACGTGGTGTCAACAGTTTTACCCTCATTAAAGGATTAGAGGGGAGCTGCGATTTGCCCCGAGAGCGCACAGTGATTATTGGTTTAGTGGATGATGGCAAATTTGAACGAATGCACCTTCACCCCCGAGAATACGGGGTGGCTGGTCAAAACGTCCCCCTTTCTACTACCACTATTTCCCCTACATCACCACTGGTAGCACAGATGCAAGGGGTATTAGCAGGAAAACCCGCAGAAAAAGAGTTTATCCAGTCGGCAATCTGGAATGGCGGTTTTTACTTGTGGCGATGCGGTCTGTGTCCCGACATCCAAACCGGTATTGCCACCGCCGAAACCCTCCTCACCACTGGCAAAGCCGCCGCCAAACTTCGAGAACTCACAGCAGCTTTGTCAAAAGTCACTTGTGATTAG
- a CDS encoding DUF2997 domain-containing protein, which yields MAEYQKIEYLISKDGKITERVIGATGASCIDTTAGMEKAIGSVVQRSLLPEYYSEEECLENQQQQSLEEN from the coding sequence GTGGCTGAGTACCAGAAGATTGAATATCTCATCAGCAAAGACGGTAAGATTACAGAGCGGGTCATCGGTGCTACAGGAGCTAGCTGTATCGACACGACGGCGGGGATGGAAAAGGCGATCGGCTCTGTGGTGCAGCGATCGCTTTTGCCGGAATACTATTCAGAAGAAGAATGCCTGGAAAACCAACAGCAGCAATCCCTAGAGGAGAACTAG
- a CDS encoding response regulator has protein sequence MSTDICQVLLIEDDPTFALLVERLLSKSQASSLAKGNSFQVTRAATLLEGLEQLAQGCFDVVLLDLMLPDSQGLDTLAQVLVRCPKMPVVVQTGADDEPIVVQAFQMGAHGYLPKHHMDGNLLVYAIRLAIERQLQINRFEESYQQKPDSELKGLEELANSVRTTIASRMFGAQPLREGWPDLFQDFVFEYSKLMDLALEQQTYKVEHNISQKLNAMAEKLGLLKAGPRDVVDIHTKALRQKTQDANLAKAQAYVGEGRLMVLELMGYLTSFYRKYYIGLSNIKIIQSNASGEIR, from the coding sequence ATGTCCACAGACATATGCCAAGTGTTATTGATTGAGGACGATCCCACCTTTGCCCTGCTGGTGGAAAGACTGCTATCCAAATCCCAGGCTAGTTCTCTGGCAAAAGGCAACTCTTTCCAGGTGACTAGAGCCGCCACCCTCCTGGAGGGACTAGAACAACTAGCCCAGGGGTGCTTTGATGTGGTACTTCTGGATCTGATGCTGCCTGACTCTCAGGGTCTCGATACTCTGGCTCAGGTGTTGGTGCGTTGTCCCAAGATGCCAGTGGTGGTACAAACAGGGGCAGATGATGAACCGATTGTGGTGCAGGCGTTTCAGATGGGGGCTCACGGGTATTTGCCCAAGCATCATATGGATGGAAATCTTTTGGTGTATGCGATTCGCTTGGCGATCGAGCGGCAGTTACAAATCAACCGGTTTGAGGAAAGCTACCAGCAGAAACCGGATTCCGAGCTAAAAGGGCTTGAAGAGCTAGCCAATTCTGTCCGCACCACGATCGCATCGCGGATGTTCGGAGCGCAACCCCTACGCGAAGGTTGGCCGGACCTATTTCAAGATTTTGTTTTTGAATACAGCAAGTTAATGGATTTAGCCCTAGAACAGCAGACTTACAAAGTAGAACACAATATTTCCCAGAAACTGAACGCAATGGCGGAAAAGCTCGGCTTGCTCAAAGCAGGACCGCGAGATGTAGTGGATATTCACACCAAAGCCTTGAGGCAAAAAACCCAAGATGCTAATCTGGCTAAAGCACAGGCTTATGTGGGGGAAGGCCGGCTGATGGTACTGGAATTAATGGGATACCTCACATCTTTCTACCGCAAATACTATATCGGATTGAGTAATATTAAAATTATTCAATCTAACGCCAGCGGAGAAATCCGATAA
- a CDS encoding AAA family ATPase has product MADPHSALVARLDVMVRARYPLLYLVAAEEEPVEEVLHKVAALSSQPRRVLTWDIARGWDDNGTAKGSLMTALSRIATAEPTENNIFVLRDLHPILQNPQTEKNAPVIRELRNLARELRRQKRATVILTSHTLAIPSELSEEITALDFPLPDLREINYLISNSVAPSRLKVSGLAREMLVKACQGLSRTRIQRVLALALATKQQVDETDIDRVLEEKQQAIRQTGILEFFTAKESLKNVGGLENLKQWVKMRSSAFTEEARRYGIPNPKGVLLAGIQGTGKSLCAKTIAREWRLPLLRLDTGRLFGGIVGESESRVRQMIQLVEAIAPCVLWIDEIDKAFGNITSGRDGDSGTGRRVFGTLITWMQEKTSPVFIVATANNVAILPAELLRKGRFDEIFFLNLPTEKERLEIFKVHLQRLRPSRLRDFDLPLLANLAGDFSGAEIEQLIVDAMHRAFAQRRDFTTEDIVMAMEETVPLAAIAQDQIAVLKHWAARSGARTASLDNRLVEELRQYANQKIKSIELE; this is encoded by the coding sequence ATGGCGGATCCTCATAGCGCCTTGGTAGCGCGATTAGATGTGATGGTGCGGGCGCGTTACCCCCTACTGTATTTGGTAGCCGCCGAAGAAGAGCCGGTAGAAGAAGTGCTGCATAAAGTGGCGGCTTTGTCAAGCCAGCCACGTCGGGTTTTGACTTGGGATATCGCTCGTGGTTGGGATGACAACGGCACCGCCAAAGGGTCACTTATGACCGCCCTCAGCCGAATTGCCACCGCTGAGCCCACAGAGAATAACATATTTGTGCTGCGGGATTTACACCCCATCCTCCAAAACCCCCAAACCGAAAAAAACGCCCCAGTGATTAGGGAGTTGCGCAATCTAGCGCGGGAGCTGCGGCGCCAAAAGCGCGCCACCGTCATCCTCACCAGTCACACCCTCGCCATTCCTTCGGAATTGAGCGAGGAAATTACCGCTCTTGATTTTCCCCTTCCGGACTTGCGGGAAATTAATTACCTGATTTCTAATTCAGTCGCGCCATCGCGGCTCAAAGTCAGCGGTTTGGCAAGGGAGATGCTGGTCAAGGCTTGTCAGGGTCTCAGTCGCACCCGAATTCAGCGGGTGTTGGCATTGGCTCTGGCGACAAAGCAGCAAGTAGATGAGACGGATATTGACCGGGTTTTGGAGGAAAAACAACAAGCAATTCGTCAGACGGGGATTTTGGAATTTTTCACGGCTAAAGAATCCTTGAAAAATGTGGGGGGATTGGAAAACCTCAAGCAGTGGGTGAAAATGCGTAGTAGCGCTTTTACCGAGGAAGCTCGCCGCTACGGTATTCCTAACCCCAAAGGGGTGCTGCTGGCAGGAATTCAAGGCACGGGTAAGTCCCTCTGTGCTAAGACGATCGCCCGGGAGTGGCGTTTGCCTCTGTTGCGTTTGGATACGGGACGTTTGTTTGGCGGTATTGTGGGGGAATCGGAATCTCGGGTGCGCCAGATGATTCAACTGGTGGAGGCGATCGCTCCTTGCGTCCTCTGGATTGATGAAATCGATAAAGCCTTTGGTAATATCACCAGCGGTAGAGATGGAGACTCAGGTACAGGACGGCGGGTGTTCGGCACTCTCATCACCTGGATGCAGGAAAAAACCTCTCCGGTGTTCATCGTCGCCACCGCCAACAATGTGGCGATTTTGCCCGCTGAATTGCTCCGCAAAGGCCGTTTTGACGAAATTTTCTTTTTGAATTTGCCCACCGAAAAAGAACGGCTGGAAATTTTTAAAGTTCACTTACAGCGATTGCGCCCTTCCCGATTACGGGATTTCGATTTACCTTTGTTGGCCAATCTCGCCGGAGATTTTAGCGGCGCCGAAATCGAGCAGCTAATCGTTGATGCCATGCACCGGGCATTTGCCCAACGGCGTGATTTCACCACCGAGGATATCGTGATGGCGATGGAGGAAACCGTGCCTTTAGCCGCGATCGCTCAAGACCAAATTGCCGTTTTAAAACATTGGGCTGCTAGAAGTGGCGCCCGCACCGCCTCCCTCGATAACCGCTTGGTTGAGGAATTACGGCAATATGCCAACCAGAAAATCAAAAGTATAGAATTAGAATAA
- a CDS encoding LysR family transcriptional regulator, translating to MRLEQLQAFLAIAETGSFQQAARQCGFTQSTISRQIQGLEAEVGLPLFHRSAQAKLTLGGERFLPHARKICQEWERAQQELGDLLAGKQPELCVAAIHSVCAYYLPPVLQQFCQQFPEVQLRVTALGSDRALKVLKDGLVDVAIVMNNRFLTTGPEMVVEVLYEEEIEVLMGASHPLAKFSQVPRSELGRYPHVVFKDGYGMQRLVQEVCLKQGIPLRIVLELNTPETFRGVVRQSEMIALLPAGALVEARSDSTLAVRPVATLPGEDRWMRSVAMVTTRDRLQIPPIAHFCQLVRELMLPASLPPGVALNTRATVALGSS from the coding sequence ATGCGCCTAGAGCAGTTGCAAGCCTTTCTGGCGATCGCAGAAACGGGGAGCTTTCAGCAAGCCGCCCGCCAGTGTGGATTCACCCAATCCACTATCAGTCGGCAAATTCAGGGGTTGGAAGCAGAGGTGGGGTTGCCTCTGTTTCACAGAAGCGCCCAGGCGAAGCTAACTTTAGGGGGGGAGCGGTTTTTGCCCCATGCGCGCAAAATCTGCCAGGAGTGGGAAAGGGCGCAACAAGAACTGGGAGATTTGCTGGCGGGAAAACAACCAGAATTGTGTGTAGCCGCGATTCATTCTGTATGTGCCTATTACCTACCACCAGTGCTGCAACAGTTTTGCCAGCAGTTTCCCGAGGTGCAACTGCGGGTGACAGCTTTGGGGAGCGATCGAGCTTTGAAAGTCCTCAAAGATGGCTTGGTGGATGTGGCGATCGTGATGAACAATCGGTTTTTGACCACAGGACCAGAAATGGTGGTAGAGGTCCTCTATGAAGAAGAAATAGAAGTTTTAATGGGAGCTAGCCATCCTTTGGCAAAATTCAGTCAAGTTCCCCGGTCAGAATTAGGGCGTTATCCCCACGTAGTGTTTAAAGATGGCTACGGGATGCAGCGATTAGTCCAAGAAGTTTGCCTCAAACAGGGCATACCTTTACGAATCGTCTTAGAATTGAATACTCCAGAAACCTTTCGGGGGGTGGTGCGCCAGAGTGAGATGATTGCCCTGCTACCCGCAGGAGCATTAGTAGAGGCCCGTTCAGATTCTACCCTCGCGGTGCGTCCAGTGGCTACGCTCCCAGGGGAAGACCGCTGGATGCGCTCAGTGGCAATGGTGACAACACGCGATCGTCTGCAAATTCCCCCGATCGCCCATTTCTGCCAGTTAGTGCGGGAATTAATGCTGCCAGCATCATTGCCCCCTGGAGTAGCCCTTAACACCCGCGCCACTGTAGCTCTAGGTAGTTCCTAG
- a CDS encoding molybdenum cofactor guanylyltransferase, translating to MIKALVLAGGESSRMGTDKALILWNGEPMLALVCRSAWGCCEDVSVLTPWPDRYRKTVESRLLAPTPNSNPNSDEKIRWLEESRSGRGPLFALAEGWQQILMLAFLQGEDAEWLLLLGCDLPLLQPEILRRWASQLPNLPNHILALVPQREGRWEPLCGFYRRPALEHLKEFIAAGGRPSLQKWLALLPVQPLILAETEARMLLNCNRPSDLDHPPL from the coding sequence ATGATAAAAGCCTTAGTCTTGGCTGGGGGTGAAAGTTCCCGAATGGGAACCGATAAAGCCTTGATTCTGTGGAATGGGGAGCCGATGCTGGCATTAGTCTGCCGATCGGCATGGGGGTGTTGTGAGGATGTATCGGTACTGACACCCTGGCCCGATCGCTATCGCAAAACAGTAGAAAGCAGATTGCTGGCACCAACCCCCAATAGCAACCCCAACTCGGACGAGAAAATTAGGTGGTTAGAGGAATCCCGCTCTGGTAGGGGACCTCTGTTCGCCCTAGCCGAAGGTTGGCAACAGATTCTAATGTTGGCATTCCTCCAGGGGGAAGATGCCGAGTGGTTATTGCTCTTGGGGTGCGATTTACCCCTATTGCAGCCAGAGATACTGCGGCGATGGGCCTCCCAGTTACCCAATTTGCCGAACCATATACTGGCGTTAGTGCCCCAAAGGGAGGGCCGGTGGGAGCCATTGTGCGGTTTCTACCGCCGCCCAGCCTTGGAACACCTGAAAGAATTTATCGCCGCTGGAGGACGCCCCTCCCTGCAAAAGTGGTTGGCACTGCTGCCGGTACAGCCCCTCATTTTGGCCGAGACCGAGGCGCGGATGTTGCTCAATTGTAATCGCCCCAGCGATTTGGACCATCCCCCCCTTTGA
- a CDS encoding circadian clock KaiB family protein, producing MMKYILKLYITGNTPRSQRAIANILRICQEELSEQYQVEIVDVLEQPEMAEQEKILVTPTLIKQLPPPIQRIIGDMSNTDTLLLGLDLVPNQDPRNSSPSI from the coding sequence ATGATGAAATACATACTCAAATTATATATCACTGGCAATACGCCTAGGTCTCAAAGGGCCATTGCCAATATTTTGCGAATTTGTCAGGAGGAACTATCAGAACAATACCAAGTAGAAATTGTTGATGTTCTGGAACAGCCGGAAATGGCAGAACAGGAAAAAATTCTCGTAACTCCGACTTTAATCAAGCAATTGCCCCCGCCCATCCAAAGAATTATTGGAGATATGTCTAATACTGACACCCTATTATTAGGGTTGGATCTAGTGCCGAATCAAGACCCCAGAAACTCCTCACCTAGTATTTAG